The Novosphingobium sp. Gsoil 351 genome contains the following window.
TCACCACCTCGAGCGGTTCGCCGCCGTCGGGAAGTGGGGTCTTGCGCGGACGACCACGGCGGCGCGGGGCCGGTGCTTCTTCGGCCTCGGCCTCGTTCGCGATCACCTGCGCCCGCGATTCGGCGATGGCCGGAGGCAGGATCGACGCGTCGAACCCGATCGGCTCGCCGGCCTCGGCGTCGCCACCGGTCACCGGGCCGCCGGTCACCGGGCGCTCTTCGCGATCGCGGCGGGGGCGCAGGCCGCGGGTGTTGCGGACGAACGGGTTGGGGGCTGGCGCTTCGCCTTCCGCGGCACTGCCTAGCGGATTGCTTTCGCCGTTCGCCTGGCTTTCCTCGCCGCGCGGGCGCTGGGGTCCGCGCTGCTCGTAGCCGCGCGCCTCGCGGGCGCCGTCGGGCGGGCGCTGATCCCGCGGCTGGCGTTCTTCGCGAGGCTCGCGGGCCTCGCGCGATTCCTCGCGGCGATAGTTCATCGGCTGGTCGAAGCCGGGGATGTCGTTCTCGGCGCCGAACTCGTTCTCGTCGCTCTCGTCGAAGCCGCCGCCCTCGCCCGGACGCTCGTTGGGGCGTCCGCCGCGCTGCTCGTCCTGGCGGACGCGGGTGTCGGCGCTGACCCGGAAATAGTGGTCGGCGAACTGGAGATAGTATTCGGCCTGGACGCGATCGCCATTGAGGTGCGCGTCCTGAGCCAGCTTGCGATACTTCTCGAGCATCTGCGGCGCGTTGCCGCGCGCGCGGCTGTCGATCCGGTTGAGCTGCTGACCCCCGCCCTGCGGCCGGTTGTTGTTGCCCCGTCCCCGACGCCGATTGTTATTGTTACGGTTGTTGTTGCTGTTGTTGTTCAAGACAGCCTCGTCCTCTGGCTGGAGCGAGCGGACGGCAAAGGGCCGGACCGGTCGCGAAGTACCGCTTTCGCGCGCCCACAAGGGCGTTGCGAAAGTCCCTCATCTGCGGTGCGGAGCGGGGCGGCTGCCCTTGCGCTGCGGCAAATGGTGGAGTGGGCCGGGCGGGCGGGACCTTGTCATCCACCTGCTGGCTTGGTTTCGAGGTAATGCGGATCGCGCGCTTTGCCAAGCGGTTTCTTGCCAAGGCCCGACAGCGCGAGCGCGCGCGGGCGATTGGCCAGATCGCGGTGGAGTTCGGCCGCGAAACCAGCGGTGTGGGCCAGCGCGGCGACGGCGTCGGCCTGCGTGGCGCCGATCTCCACCACCGCCACGCCGCCGTCCTCGATCAGCGCGGGCAGTTGCGGGATCAGCGCGCGATAGGCGTCGAGGCCGTCCGCGCCTGCGAACAGGGCCCCGGCGGGCTCGTGATCGCGCACTTGCGGGTCGAGCGCGGCGCCGTCCTCGACGTAGGGCGGGTTGGCGAGGATCAGATCGAAGCGGCCGAGATCGGCGGCCCAGCCGGGGCGATTCCAGTCTCCCAGTTGCATCATTGTGGCAGCAGCAAGTGCGAGCATGCCGGCGTTTTCGCGCGCGATGGCGACCGCCTCGGGCGAACGGTCGATCCCCACCCCCAGCGCGCCGGGGCGCTCGGCCAGCACGGTGAGTAACAGCGCGCCCGATCCCACCCCGCAATCGAGCACCCGGCGCGGCGCGGGGCACGCGGCGAGCGCGGCGAGCACGGTGGTCTCGCTGTCGGCGCGCGGGATCAGCACGCCGGGCCCGACCCTGAAGGATCGCCCGAGGAAATCCTGCGAGCCGACGATGTAGGCGACGGGTTCACCGTTCAGGCGGCGCACCACCAGCCCGGCGATTCCCGCCGGGACCGGATCGCGCATCGCCCGGATCAGCATGTCCGGGCGGGACAGACCCAGAACGTGCGCCATCAGCAGTTCGGCATCGAGCCGCGGGGTGTCCGAGACCCGGGCGAGAACCTCCGCGGCCTCGCGGATGGCGAGCGCGACGGTCACCCCGACCGACTTGCCAAGACCCGCTTGTCCTCGACCCGCCGAAACCTCACTCCCCCACCGCCGCCAGCCGCTTGGCCTGGTCCTCGGCGATCAGCGCGGCGATCAGTTCGCCCAGGCCCGGGCCTTCGAGGATTTCCGGCAGCCGGTGCAGCGTCAACCCGATGCGGTGATCGGTGACCCGGCCTTGCGGGAAGTTGTAGGTGCGGATGCGTTCGGAGCGGTCGCCCGAACCGACCATCGCCTTCCTCGCCTCGGCCTCGGCCCCGTGCGCCTCGGCGCGGCGCAGGTCGTAGAGCCGCGTGCGCAGCACCTGCATCGCCTTGTCCTTGTTCTTGTGCTGGCTGCGCTGGTCCTGCTGGATGACGACCAGCCCGGTGGGCAGATGGGTCAGGCGGACGGCCGAATCGGTGGTGTTGACGTGCTGCCCGCCCGCGCCGGACGCCCTGTAGATGTCGATCTTGATGTCGCCGGGATCGATCTGGACATCGACCTCGTCGGGCTCGGGCAGCACCGCGACGGTCGCGGCGGAGGTGTGGATGCGCCCGCCGCTTTCGGTGACGGGCACCCGCTGGACGCGATGGACGCCGCTTTCGTATTTGAGCTGCGCGAACACGCCGGTTCCGGCGATGTTGGCGACGATTTCCTTGTATCCGCCCAGATCGTTGACGTTGGCCGAGATGACCTCGACCTTCCAGCCCTGCTCGGCGGCGAAGCGCTCGTACATGCGGAACAGGTCGGCCGCGAACAACGCCGCCTCGTCGCCCCCGGTCCCGCCGCGGATTTCGAGCATCGCCGGCCGCGCATCGGCGGAATCGCGCGGCAGCATGGCGATGGCCAGCGCCTGTTCGGCGGCGGGCAGTTCGGCGTTGAGCCGGGCGATGTCGTCGGCCACCAGCGCGCGCATTTCGGGATCGGGATCGCTGATCGCGCTCAGCTCCGCCAGCTCCCCGCGCATCTCGCGCACCGACGCGGCGGCGCGGGCGACAGGTTCGAGTTCGGAATAATCGCGCGATGCCGCGACGAAGTCCGCGCCTTCGAGCGTGCCTGAGGCGAGGCGCGCTTCGAGCTGGGCGAACCGTTCGGCGATCTGGGCAAGGCGGGCGTCGGTGATGGTCACGACGCAGTCCCCAAATAAAACTCCCCGTCACCCCGGCGCAGGCCGGGGTCCAACCAGCCCATCACCGTGCAGCGACGACAGGTTGGATAGGCCCCGGCCTGCGCCGGGGCGACGGTAAGTTCAAACATTGCCATGAGCCAGCATCGGCACGCCTAGCGCCGCCAATACTGCATCCCTCACCGCGAACGAATGCTCGTCGTCTCCGAACCACTGCAAGTAGTACTGGCCTCTCGGATCGTCCGCGCGCCGCACAAACACGACGCCGCTGGCAGCCGATTTGCGGGCGATCTCGACTCGCCGTTTGGGATTACCCTTGAAGGCAATGTCCGCAGGAATGCTAGCACAACGCAGCTTGTTGAGGATTGTGAGGGCGTCAGCCTCCAGTTCTGGGCTATCAGGGGCTACCGCCACCGATATCGGCACTGGCACCTCCCCCACCAGCATCGCCAGCCGCTCGATCCCCGCCGCCCAGCCGACCGCCGGGGTGTGGGGCCCGCCCAGCGTCTCCATCAGCCCGTCATAGCGCCCGCCGCCTAGCACCGTGCCCTGCGCGCCCAGCCGGTCGGTGACGAACTCGAAGGCGGTGTGGCGATAGTAGTCCAGACCTCTCACCAGCGATTCCGCGCGCTGCCAAGCGACGCCCGCCGCGGCCAGCCCATCGCAGACCTTGCCGAAGAACGCCTGCGCCTCGCCGCTCAGGAAGGCGTCGATCTTGGGCGCGTCGGCCAGGAACGCCTTGTCGCGCGGGTCCTTGCTGTCGAGGATGCGCAGGGGATTTCGTTCCAGCCGCTCCTGGCTGTCCTCGCTCAAATTCGCCCGGTGATCGCGGAAGTATTCGACCAGCGCCGTCCGCCACGCCTCGCGGCTGGCGCCATCGCCCAGCGTGTTGAGCTGCAAGGTCACCCCG
Protein-coding sequences here:
- a CDS encoding DUF4167 domain-containing protein, which gives rise to MNNNSNNNRNNNNRRRGRGNNNRPQGGGQQLNRIDSRARGNAPQMLEKYRKLAQDAHLNGDRVQAEYYLQFADHYFRVSADTRVRQDEQRGGRPNERPGEGGGFDESDENEFGAENDIPGFDQPMNYRREESREAREPREERQPRDQRPPDGAREARGYEQRGPQRPRGEESQANGESNPLGSAAEGEAPAPNPFVRNTRGLRPRRDREERPVTGGPVTGGDAEAGEPIGFDASILPPAIAESRAQVIANEAEAEEAPAPRRRGRPRKTPLPDGGEPLEVVTG
- the prmC gene encoding peptide chain release factor N(5)-glutamine methyltransferase, with the protein product MTVALAIREAAEVLARVSDTPRLDAELLMAHVLGLSRPDMLIRAMRDPVPAGIAGLVVRRLNGEPVAYIVGSQDFLGRSFRVGPGVLIPRADSETTVLAALAACPAPRRVLDCGVGSGALLLTVLAERPGALGVGIDRSPEAVAIARENAGMLALAAATMMQLGDWNRPGWAADLGRFDLILANPPYVEDGAALDPQVRDHEPAGALFAGADGLDAYRALIPQLPALIEDGGVAVVEIGATQADAVAALAHTAGFAAELHRDLANRPRALALSGLGKKPLGKARDPHYLETKPAGG
- the prfA gene encoding peptide chain release factor 1, with protein sequence MTITDARLAQIAERFAQLEARLASGTLEGADFVAASRDYSELEPVARAAASVREMRGELAELSAISDPDPEMRALVADDIARLNAELPAAEQALAIAMLPRDSADARPAMLEIRGGTGGDEAALFAADLFRMYERFAAEQGWKVEVISANVNDLGGYKEIVANIAGTGVFAQLKYESGVHRVQRVPVTESGGRIHTSAATVAVLPEPDEVDVQIDPGDIKIDIYRASGAGGQHVNTTDSAVRLTHLPTGLVVIQQDQRSQHKNKDKAMQVLRTRLYDLRRAEAHGAEAEARKAMVGSGDRSERIRTYNFPQGRVTDHRIGLTLHRLPEILEGPGLGELIAALIAEDQAKRLAAVGE